In one window of Salvelinus sp. IW2-2015 unplaced genomic scaffold, ASM291031v2 Un_scaffold4166, whole genome shotgun sequence DNA:
- the LOC112076968 gene encoding LOW QUALITY PROTEIN: dihydroxyacetone phosphate acyltransferase (The sequence of the model RefSeq protein was modified relative to this genomic sequence to represent the inferred CDS: inserted 5 bases in 5 codons; deleted 1 base in 1 codon), giving the protein MKEAEQEEEEEEEEDEEEEEEEERRGGPKKCEDPSGYRQEQEDEFMDILEERXRSSDLGHALRTFTPSPYRGAPPLSAGALNRKVLESQYLRYITKEVAMETGESVDLVREEASGILEEMSQNLQLGFIRLLGFTLSKVFKRLFSHININQEGLNRLQQAIQESPVILMPNHRSYVDFLVLSYILFTYDLPIPVIAAGIPLMDMKMVGEILRRSGAFFIRRAIGSDKLYWAVLSEYVKTIVRTGYAPIFLVPPGLPLRDLPQRPSVETQECVSWLAQQVVRIQEQSSILSPWSLMACLVLQDHQDADPAGEEHEKGLSWELLTQRTLWLKGLAISFGARLDWPVTSFSVLNRSDVFSVLNAVTSFLCSSRMTSFSVLNAVTSFLCPQRSDVFLCPQRSDVFLFLNATWPLHRSVIRCHQGVSHCWRRGPVGLSLFTTEEGCGQAGGAVLMVAAYRNQALHVFIRPAMLALAVHTVQAHREDVYSYFRFLLDLFXNDFIFITGRSSQDFEEGVXRLRKCGAVQTSQQEXDSPEGGQSTTSFLQPCYKPFIDAYQVACQYTCVMEDVEVFTERQMVPAVRSLXTKLLLSGELKSYDALSSDTQKNVLSALLRLGAVDQAENSEQSEFRANKPAIRRLADYSG; this is encoded by the exons TGTGAAGATCCCTCTGGCTACAGGCAGGAGCAGGAGGATGAGTTCATGGACATCCTGGAGGAGA GGCGGAGCAGTGACCTAGGCCATGCCCTCCGAACCTTTACCCCCTCCCCCTACAGGGGAGCCCCTCCTCTCTCCGCTGGCGCCCTCAACAGGAAGGTTCTGGAATCACAGTACCTACGATACATCACCAAGGAG GTGGCCATGGAGACTGGTGAGAGTGTGGATCTGGTGAGAGAGGAGGCGTCGGGGATACTGGAGGAGATGTCTCAGAACCTCCAGCTGGGATTCATCAGACTGCTGGGGTTCACCCTCAGTAAAGTCTTCAAGAGGCTCTTCAGCCACATCAACATCAACCAGGAAGGACTCAACAGG CTCCAACAGGCCATTCAGGAGTCTCCAGTGATCCTGATGCCCAATCACAGGAGTTATGTGGACTTCCTGGTTCTGTCCTACATCCTGTTCACCTATGACCTGCCCATCCCCGTTATAGCTGCTGGAATCC cTCTGATGGACATGAAGATGGTGGGAGAGATCCTGCGTCGTTCTGGCGCMTTCTTCATCAGGAGGGCCATCGGGTCTGACAAGTTGTACTGGGCTGTCCTATCTGAGTATGTTAAAACCATTGTCAGG acagggtATGCTCCT ATCTTTCTCGTCCCCCCCGGTCTCCCCCTCAGAGACCTTCCCCAGAGACCCAGCGTAGAGACCCAGGAGTGTGTGAGCTGGCTAGCCCAGCAGGTGGTACGTATCCAGGAGCAGAGCTCCATCCTCAGCCCCTGGTCTCTCATGGCCTGCCTGGTGCTCCAGGACCATCAGGACGCAGACCCAG CAGGAGAGGAACACGAGAAGGGTCTCTCCTGGGAGCTGCTCACCCAGAGGACGCTGTGGCTCAAGGGGCTGGCGATCAGCTTCGGAGCCCGCCTGGACTGGCCTG TGACGTCTTTCTCTGTCCTCAACCGCAGTGACGTCTTCTCTGTCCTCAACGCAGTGACGTCTTTTCTCTGTTCCTCACGCATGACGTCTTTCTCTGTCCTCAACGCAGTGACGTCTTTTCTCTGTCCTCAACGCAGTGACGTCTTTCTCTGTCCTCAACGCAGTGACGTCTTTCTCTTCCTCAACGCCA CATGGCCTCTGCACCGCTCTGTGATTCGCTGTCACCAGGGCGTGTCacactgctggaggagagggcctGTGGGGCTGAGCCTTTTCACAACAGAGGAGGGgtgtggtcaggcgggcggggcGGTCCTTATGGTTGCGGCCTATAGGAACCAGGCGCTGCAT GTGTTCATACGTCCAGCCATGCTGGCTCTGGCCGTACACACAGTACAAGCTCACAGAG aGGACGTCTATAGCTACTTCAGGTTCCTCCTGGACCTCT TCAACGACTTCATCTTCATCACTGGCAGATCCTCACAG GACTTTGAGGAAGGCG TTCGACTCAGGAAATGTGGAGCAGTCCAGACCAGTCAACAGG AGGACTCACCAGAGGGAGGGCAGAGTACTACCTCCTTCCTGCAGCCCTGCTACAAGCCCTTCATAGACGCCTACCAA gTGGCGTGTCAGTACACCTGTGTAATGGAGGATGTTGAGGTGTTCACGGAGAGACAGATGGTTCCTGCTGTCCGCAGCC GCACCAAGCTCCTCTTATCGG GCGAGCTGAAGTCTTATGATGCCCTGTCATCTGATACCCAGAAGAATGTCCTGTCAGCTCTCCTGAGACTGGGAGCTGTGGACCAGGCTGAGAAC